In Oryza sativa Japonica Group chromosome 1, ASM3414082v1, the genomic stretch GCTCATCTCTCTGACTCTCAATCACTCCTCCCGAATCCCTTTTATCTttctgggtgtgtttagttcacgccaaaattgaaggttggttgaaattgaaatgatgcgacggaaaagttggaagtttgtatgtgtaggaaagttttagtgtgatgaaaaagttggaagtttgaaggagtttgaaactaaactcggcctctGTCTAGCATCTCTCCTGATTAGAGACAATGAAACATTAGTTAAGCTTTCCTTTtgttgccttttcttttctcattgaGGGGGATATAAGGAATCTAAACCCCTTTTCTCCCCCTATTCTTGTTCTAGTGGAGTCCTTAATGATGACTTATGAGGAAGTGAGCTCGCCACTACCAGTAAAGAACTGATCACTAGGTATAAGGGACAAAAACaattgagagagaaaagagggcgAGATCTTGGCATTTCACACTTCCTTTTAAGGTCTTCTCGTTTCTCAGTATCAAGTTTCACAGTGATTGATTAATCACCTAACCTAGAAAAAGAAGTTGCTGATAGCAAATGGATGTGTCTTAGCATAGATTCATCAGTCATCACAAGGGCTTTTTAAGGTTTTTGGTTCAAGCCTATCCCAATTCATGATAGCTGACAGTTCTAATATGAACAAGAGACAATTAGACATACTCACATACCATGTCATTTTAGTATCTATTTTAAAATGAGAGACATaataaattactccctcctttataaattgatcatcatataatagaatctaaaatttctcaaattgatcattgTATAACTATATGGACAAGGATTTtataggaatacaattaatgcagtATGAGAGAACGTGTGCGTGCTAGGGTATACTCTTAATTGACATGGAGTTTTAATCGATGCATACATTATGAGAGAATGTATGCATAATATCtttattgatgtgatttaaattatacTTAGTTTTGGTGTATAAACTTATACGATGATCAATTTATAAAGGAGAAAGTAGTATGGTAGACGTAATTCTCATGCAGATGCTTCATGCTTCCCATGAGAAAGAAAGAATGGGACTCTTGATGCTGAAGCTGGAAGCTACGGTCTACTGGGCGTAGGAGAGAACCAAAGTTTCGGCCATTTTTCGCATTATGGTAGAACTCTGATAGTAGCCCGACCTACGGCACGTCTGCCTCCCCAGGCGAACAAACAAAAGGCGACCCCTTCCGTCGTGCAACTGCAACTGCCTGTGCTACTCCTGCAATGCAACAAGAAAGATTTCCTTTCTCTCTCATCCCCATCATGCCTCTCCTTTCATGGCACCTTTCATGGCAGAGACGCAGCAACAGGATggaaacaacagcagcagcagcaacaacaacatcaTGAGCAAAATGCTGTGACAGCGACACACTCTGTCTCATCGAGTACCACTAACTACTACTCGTACTCGCTACTGAAGATTATGCTTGCTACTACTACGTACAGTACGAGTACTCTACCACGCGAAGCATGAAGCATTTCATGCCATCATCCATGGCGATGATGATGGTGTTGCAGTCGATCGATCAGTGGCTGCAAAGGTCGGAGAGCTCCTTCCTGCCCTCGACAATGTCGTCGAGGAAGTCGTCGAGCTGGCAGACGAGGCCGTCGGTGCCGGTCCGGAGCACGTCGAGCCACGCCTTGAGCTCGTCGACCttgtccttgacgccgccgtcgccgtcctcgcacTGCTGCTTGCGGGGgcccgccgccacggcgcgctCCACCTCCTCGTGCgccgcctccacggcggcgcgcgcgcaccgGAACTCGTACATCCGGATGcccccccgcgccgcgccggcgctaccgtcggcgtcggcctcctccgccatcCTCTGCTGCAGCATTGCGATGGACGCCACGAACCCGCCGGCGTCCGCGGCGCCATCCGCGGAGCACGGccccgctgcggcggcggcgcaggagacggcgccggaggcgaggacgaggaGCAGCAGCGAGCTGGCGTTGTGCAGCGCGTAGAGCAGGCCGCGGAAGCCGTTGAAGCCGCTCAACCTGGCGTCCGCGgcgcgcagcagcagccgctCGTCGAGCTGCAGCGACAGCGGCGCGATCCTCGCCTCCGACAGCGCACggttctcctcctccgccgccatggcctcccTCCTCGACGCAGAGATCGCCCTCATCACCT encodes the following:
- the LOC4324774 gene encoding uncharacterized protein, producing the protein MNAFFTSLARGLDDLSSGGGLSSLPALLRAAALLRGLHSQLTLLVGQLHLPPGGRWLDEYMDETARLWEACLAVKVGLAAVERYCAAASCAAAAMDDWLQDPSPLSTRQVMRAISASRREAMAAEEENRALSEARIAPLSLQLDERLLLRAADARLSGFNGFRGLLYALHNASSLLLLVLASGAVSCAAAAAGPCSADGAADAGGFVASIAMLQQRMAEEADADGSAGAARGGIRMYEFRCARAAVEAAHEEVERAVAAGPRKQQCEDGDGGVKDKVDELKAWLDVLRTGTDGLVCQLDDFLDDIVEGRKELSDLCSH